GTACAACTCCGTCAGTAAAAATCATCAGGACAAAGAAAGAAGGAAGATAACAGAATAGCATGCCACGGGAGGGGAGGGAAGGGAGGAGGGCGGACCGGAAGAGGGAAGAGCGGCTGGTGCTGCCGGACTTGTGGACGAGCCCGTTGGAGCGGGAGCTGCTGGGCGACAAGGACAAGCTCCTCCTCGGCCACAATCCGGTCCCCAAGAAGAGGGGGGAGGGAGCGTGCTGCGGCGTAGCTCCGGCCGGCGGCTTTGGGTTGGGCGGGAATGGCTGCTCCAGGGAGGGAGTCGCGGGTGAGCGAGAGGGGATGGTCCGGGAAGGCAGGCGGCGTCGCGGAGAGCAGAACGATGACGGGAAGGGACAGCTCCAGCTCGCCAAGCTCGGGGAAGGCCGCCGCCATCAGAGAGCAGATTGAGAAAAAAAAATCAAGCCTTCTCCTTCCCGTGGTTCACCATGGGGAACGAGCAAGGGAACAAGGAGAGGGAAGCAACGCGGTGGAGGTGTGGGGCGAGGCAGCTACGGCGACGCGTAGGGGAGCCGAGCAGGGGAGCTCCAGCGCGGGGGGAGCCGAGAGGGAGGGCTCCGGCGCGCAAGGGAGACGAGTGAGGCTGCGAGGGAGACGACCAGG
The window above is part of the Triticum aestivum cultivar Chinese Spring chromosome 2A, IWGSC CS RefSeq v2.1, whole genome shotgun sequence genome. Proteins encoded here:
- the LOC123186595 gene encoding uncharacterized protein isoform X1, giving the protein MAAAFPELGELELSLPVIVLLSATPPAFPDHPLSLTRDSLPGAAIPAQPKAAGRSYAAARSLPPLLGDRIVAEEELVLVAQQLPLQRARPQVRQHQPLFPLPATQIQHFSLAHR
- the LOC123186595 gene encoding uncharacterized protein isoform X2 — encoded protein: MAAAFPELGELELSLPVIVLLSATPPAFPDHPLSLTRDSLPGAAIPAQPKAAGRSYAAARSLPPLLGDRIVAEEELVLVAQQLPLQRARPQVRQHQPLFPLPV